The region TCATGCTTTTTATCTTTGTAAACATCTACTGTTCCGTTATTTGCATTGTCTCTAAAAAGAATATACGGATAGCCTATTTCTCCTCTTCGTTGTAATATTTTTGCCCAAATACTTCTTTTTTCTACATCACCATCAATCATTTCCTGCATCCACTGGTCACCTACCGTAACACCATGTGTTAATTCTTGAATTGGATTCCCCTCTGTTCCTATTTCTAAAAACTCCTTAATATCTGCGTGATCTATTGGCAAATATGGAGAAAAACGGCCTCTTCTTACAGAACCCTGACTCACAACATCCACCATTTTTTCAAACAATTGCATAATATGAACAGACCCAGATGATGAACCATTATTTTTAACATCTGCACCTCTTTGACGTAATTTACCAAAATAACCAGAAGTTCCTCCACCTAGTTTAGACATCATGCCAACTTCTGATTGTGAGAATAAAATATCTCCCATATCATCTGCTACATGTGAACCAAAACAACTAATAGGCAACCCTCTTTTTTTACCAAAATTAGACCATACTGGTGAGGCTAAAGAGTAATAACCCGCGGCCATATATTTATAAAACTTATCAGAAAACCCTTTAATTTTTAAAATATCTTCCGCATTATCCGCTATTTCACGAATTCTTTCTTCTGGAGTTGTTTTCCCTGTTAAATAACCAGATTCTAAAAATTTGCGACTATTTTCTGTTAGCCAGGTCATTTCAGGTTCTTTCTTTTTTTCAAGCATTTCTTTCCTGGCTGCATTGGCTGCTTGAATTAATCTTTCGTGTTCGGTAAGCGCTGTGGTATCTAAAATGTTCTGGTTCATAATTTAAAATAAGTCATCACTAGTTATACTTTTGGTTCTTTTACTGTAATTAATAGATCTTTTTACAAAGAAATCTCCGTGTTTGGTGCCTATAATTTCATCATCAAACCAATCTGTTTGCGATAATAAGGCTTGATCAACCTCGAATATTTTTGCAAGACCGATGCTTGATAAAGAGTTATTAAATCTATTTTTTATAAATTCTTTGATGACGTTTTTTGGTAAGAAATCTAATTCTCCTTTTTCAAATATCCAGTCGATTATTTTACTTTCAGAGAGAAAAGCTTCTTTACAGGTTTCTTGAATCATTAAACCATGATCTTCATCAAACCAATCTGGATTTTCTTCTTTTATAATTTTGATAACATCAATACCAAAATCACCATGAATTTGCTCTTCTTTAGATGTTGCTTCCACAACATTTGAAATTCCTTTTAATACATTTTTATGCTTATTAAAGGCCATGATAATTAAGAACTGAGAAAACAAAGAAACATGTTCTATAAATAAAGAAAATAGAATAATAGATTCCGAAAAATCTTTATTTTCTTCGCTTCGTACGTTTTTTAATGCGCCTTCTAAATAATTAACACGTCGCATCATAACTGGATTCTTCTTCAAGTTTTTAAACTCGTTATTCAATCCCAAAATTTCTAACAAATGAGAATATGCATCGTGATGGCGTACTTCACTTTCAGAAAAGGTAGCACCTACAGCGCCTATTTCTGGTTTTGGCATTCTTTTATGAATATCACCCCAAAAAGTCTTTACAGCTACCTCTATTTGAGAGATTGCTAACATGGTGTTTTTTATAGCACTTCTTTCTACATCACTTAAATGCGCCTTAAAATCTTGAATATCACTAGTATAATTGAATTCTGTATGAATCCAATACGAATGCCTAATTGCATCTACATATTCATGCAAAGCAGGATAATCATAAGGTTTTAAATTTACTCTTTTTTCAAAAATATTCTTTTTTCTATTTCTTGTTTGCTCATTTCTATATAAAATATAAGCTTTCGCCACATCATGAAAAGGGCTGTCCATTAACTTGTACTCTACGATATCTTGAACTTGTTCAACTGTGGGAATATAATCAGGTTCATTCAATTTCCTTTCTAATAAAGTACCATTCACAATGTTCGTAATTGCAATTGCATCTCGCTTTGTGCCATTATTTACAGAAAGCATGGCTTTTTCAATGGCTTTTGTAATTTTGTCTAATTCGAAAGGGCTCGTTTCGGAGTCTCTTTTTATGATTTGAGTAATTTCCACAGTAGTCTAAGGTTATTTAAATGTTAATAATCGGGGTTAACAAAGATTGGTTTTTTTACTAGAAAAAGCAATCCATACTTATTCACAAAACCCTTGAAGTTTTTAACAAAATGGTGATTTACCCGAATTTTACCTTGAAAATAAAAAATTTTAAACACCTAATTGTCAATTACTTAAAATTAAAAAAACGCTACAACCACCATTTTCATTGACATTCCTAAAACACGGATTTACATTTTTTATTCCTCCATTTATTTTTTTTGATATCGCTTCTTTTAATAATAGGAGTTATCATCGATGCGTTAAACAAAACTGAATTTTTAAATAATTTATCAAAAGAAATCACTTTTTATATCCTTCTATACAATTGTAAACTTTGATTATATATCAGCATAAAAAAGTTGATGAGATTATTCAACAAGTCTAAATAATTCAATTTTACATCAAAATAGGATTTAAAAACGTTTTATTTCACAACCAAATCAACTATAATTAACCTTCCTAGAGAGACGAAAAAAAGTTAGAGCGCAGAGATTATTATGATCCTTTAATACTATTTAGATTTTTTTTACATAACAACAAGTCATTTAAAATATTTTAAGCGACTTTTTTTTGCCGTATTTTTGCAAAAAGTTTATTTCGGATGAAAAAAAGGTTTCCAAAAATTGTTCAGTATGCAATTATTTCTCTTTATTTAATTTTTTTAGCAGGTGCAATTGTTAGAATGACGGGTTCTGGAATGGGTTGTCCCGATTGGCCTAAATGTTTCGGCTATTACATTCCGCCAACATCCGAAGATCAAATAACATGGAAACCGAATACTGAATTTAAAAAAGGCTTTATCATTATAAAAGACGAAGTGCTATTTGTTGCTGAAAAAGATGTAAAAACTTCTATTGAATTTAATGCAAAAAATTGGAAAGAATATACCAAACACGATTATAACAAATTTAATAAATTCCATACTTGGACAGAGTACATCAATCGGTTAGTTTCTGTACTAGCTGGATTTGTATTTTTGTTCTTAATCTATGCATCCACGAAATTTTGGAGTGAAAATAAAACGATTCCACTGCTCTCTTTTGGTGCATTTCTCTTAATGCTTTTTGAAGCTTGGTTAGGAAAAACAGTTGTTGACACCAATTTAACCCCAGAAATTATTACCATTCACATGGTGGTTGGTTTAATTATTATTGGAATTTTATTAAAGTTAAAGTTTATCGTTACTGACCACAAAAAAATATTCAGGTACAATTCACTTTTTAATAAATTACTCATTATTTCCGTTATCTTTTCTTTAGTGCAAATTGCAATGGGAACTCAGGTAAGACAATTTATAGATGAACAAGTAAAACAATTTGGTTTTGAAAATAAAAACTATAGCTTGATGAATCCTAGTTTTAAATTCTACTTTCATAGATCTTTTACCATTGCTATAGTGCTGGTAAACTTCGGATTGTTTTACATCAATCAAATTAAGAATTTGGGCTATAAACTAGTAAATTGGATTGTTTTCTTGATATTTTTAGAGACCATTACTGGAATTTTAATGTATTATGCAGAGTTTCCGATAGGAACACAAGCCATCCATTTATTATCTGGAGCTCTTTTATTCGGCCTACAATTTTATTTATGGTTGCAAAATCGTTCTGCCAAATAAGTACACCATTTATCATTTGAAAGTACTCTAATCATTAAAGAGTCGAGAAAATTAAGACACACCTTTAAGTAGCAACGAAAAAGATACTTTTTAAGATAATTTATGTGATTTGATAAAAAGGTGTTTGTTCCTGATTTTTCATCTAAATGACAAAAAATTGAAGTTAAAAAATAAAACTACGGATGTGCATTTACCCAAATTTCACCATCCGAAAAATGTTCTTTTTTCCAGATAGGAACTGTTTTCTTTAAAGTGTCTATTGCGAATTCACAAGCCAAAAAAGCTGCTTTTCTATGTTTTGCAGATGCCGTAATAATCACCGGAATTGCTCCAATTTTCAGCATTCCTTCTGCATGATGAATTGCTATTTTTTTAATATCGAATTGTTCTAAAGCTAGGTGCGCAATTTTTTCCATTTCTTTCATAGCCATCGGTTTGTAAGTAGAGAAATCTAACCGCGTAACTTTTTTTCCTTGGGTATCGTTTCTTACGGTACCTATAAAGGCAGAAATTCCGCCACAAGCATCATCTTCTACAAAATGGTAACACTCTTGCAAGTCGAGTTTTTCTGATGTAATTTTTATAAAAGTTCTTTGCATAACTCAACAAAAATAGTGAAACATATTTGTATTTTTGCAAAAATAAATAAAACGTCTTTACAAGGAGTTTTAGTAGAAATAATCTCTGTTTATAATTAGATTGTTTGGTAAACTAGCAAAGGCAAAAATCAATTTTATGAAAAATATCTTTAGGATTATTAGCTTTTTAGAAGGAATTTCTTATTTACTCTTACTTTTTATTGCAGTGCCAATTAAATACCTTCAAGGAGATGCCTCATATGTAAAAATGTTAGGGATGCCGCACGGAATTTTATTTATGCTCTATATTGTTTTGGCAATTGTTATTCAAAAACAAATGTCATGGAATCTAAAAACTATAGGAATTGTTTTTCTTGCTTCCATTATACCTTTGGGCACTTTTTATGTTGATAAAAAATATTTACAAGATTAGTTGATAAGCCAATCAAATAGATTCGCACACAAAGCCCAAAAATAGTATTCAACCGACATTCTTAGAAAAAGTTTCAATACATTTTTTCATAAAAAGAAGATCACTAATGCTTTTTTCTCAACATGCTTTTTTGAGAATAGTTTGTAAATAAATGATTAAGGTAAACTTTTTAACCACCACTTACAGGCGGAATTATAGCCACTACATCACTTTCTTTTAAAATACTTGCAGCAGTTGCATATTCTTCATTTATAGCAATTGCATAGGAGTTGATCTTTTCTAATTGTGAAAATTTATCTTTTAAAACGGTTTTAAAACTTGCTATTGAGCAGTTTTGCTCAACTTCCATTTGCAATTGAGAAGCCCCTACTAAATCTGTTGTAATTCCGAAAAACAAAACGCTTATTTTCATAGTTCAAAAATAGTTAAAACAAACTTGCTCTAAAGACAAATCCGGTTTCTTTTATATCACCATAATGCGCATTTACATATTCGAAACGTAAAAATCGATATTTACCAAAACCTATGTTTGCCAGACCGATAGAATATTCTGTGTAGGGTTTGTTATCTGCCATAAACAGTACTTTTCCGCCACCAACTAAATGAAAATTCAACTTATTTATGAACGGAATTTTACCCAAAAGTGCACCTCTAAAATTATGTTCGACATGCATTTCTGCATATTTATCATTTGTATAATATTTATAATACTCTAACAAATTAAAGCTATTTAAGTCAATATCTATTGGAAACCATAACTGATTTCCATTCGGTTGAATATTATCCATAAACGCAATATTTTTCTTTTCTAAAAAAGCACCTCCACGAATATGGTATGCGAAATCACCATAATTCCCGGCTTTTAAATTTTGTCGAATATTCACAATGAACAAATCTGAATTTAATTCTGATCTATCGGCACCAAACCTTTTTCTATAATTTACATTTATTGTTGGATATTTATTATTTCCATTAGTAGATTTTCTATCGGGATAAGACAAATATTTTTGACCAAACACAAAAGTAGCTCCTATATTTAAAGTTGCAATGGAATGTTCTGTAAAAGCACTGGTTGTAAAATTTTCTGGATCTAAAGGATTGTTAGACCAATAACCCGTACTACCCTCTTTTATAAAAGCATAGTTTGTAGTATTAAAAAGTGGTGTTCTTTTTGCATATTCTAAAGAACTTGTAAAATATACACCATTTCTAATTTCTTCAGAATACTGAATTTTAGCAAAAGTTCTATCAAAAATTTTCATGTAATTATTTCTATAAAGTAAAGAAGCGATGGTATTATTCAACTTAAAAATCGGTTCTCTCTCATTAAATTGTGTTGTTTCCACTCCTCCTGAAATATATAATCTTGGTCTTGAGAAATTATTCCATTTTTTTGAAAAGAAAAAAGTAGGTCTTAAGCGTTTATCAGAAAACCCATAATTCGCATTAATTCCTGCATTCCACCATTTACCTACTTCATTAATTTGTTTAAAATAACTAAAACCAGCAGAAGTATTTACTCCTTGAACCGTATTAAAACCAGTTTTTAACAAAGGACCATTATAAGAAAAAGATTTTTTTTCATAAGAATTTCTATAAGTATAGCCCTTTATAGGATCTAACCATTTAAATTTATTTCCTTTTGCATCTACAGAATCTAAATATTTTTTAGATTTCCGAATCACTTTAATACTATCTTTTACTTGATAATCTGTAATTTCTTCTTGGGTAAGTGGCACGGGCCTTAATTCATTCCAGAAAACAGAATCTTTTTTTGTTGCATTTTTTTCAAAAGACAGCACTTCATTGGTAAAAGTATCCTCTGTAAAGTTAGGTTTAAAATTATAATCTGAATAGACATAAGAAAACTTTCCATTGGGTTTAAAACCTAAAAACTTCACATCGAAATCTATGGTTTGACTTATTAAAACCCAACCTGCTATTTCTTCAGAATAATTATACCCCTGTTTTAACTTTAAAGAATTTACAACAGGTATATTTACCTGAACACCCGTGGTTGTAACATCCGCCCCGTACAACGCCCAGTCATCTTCTACGATGTAAATAAAACCATCAAAAACTCTATCATTTTTCCGTTTCGGAATTAATTTAATTTTATTAATTAGCTTACCATTCTTCTCATAAAATGTTCCAACTAATTTATACTTGTAATAACTAAATGCATTGGTAGAAATTGGCGAAACCAAATCGTTAAAAACAGGCAAACTATTTTCATACAAATCTAAATTAGAATCTTCTGCTCTATTAAAACTGACACCATTATCTTCACCAGAAACTTTAGAAGCGACTATTTTTTCTTTGAATTTTTTAGGTTTTTTTTGAAAAGAAATATTAGAAAATGTTTCCGATAAATAAATAATACCTGTTCTGGTAGAATCTAAACCTCCACCAAAATCTCCAGTACTTTGTCCCAAAAAACTCTCAGGGGCATCCTTAATTCTTGTTAATCCTCTAGAGTAAAATTTAGCCGTATAATTGGCTAATTTGTCTGTATTTTTATCTTTGTTGGCAATTACATTTCTAATAATATTATTTGCAGGATTATCTTTTGTAGAAATAGAAATCCCATCCAATTTTATATTTTCTTCTTCCAATTCTGCATTTAACTCAAAAGGAAAAGAAGTAATATTTATTTCTTTTTTTAGCGTTTTAAAGCCTAAAAACTGAAAAACAATGGTGTGTAAACCTTTTTTTTTCAATTCTAAAAAATAATCACCATTATCATTAGACGTAGTACCTGTAACCGTTTTATCTAAATAAACACTCACAAACGAAAGTGGATCACCATTTTTATCTGTAATTCTCCCTTTTACTTGTGCTAAAATTGATGTAGATATTAGAATTAATAATAGAAAAATATTTCTTCTCATAATTTGGGTTTCCTTTTTTATACGCAAACATAAAGTTTATGTTACAAGTAAATGTTTAATATTTGTTAAACAGATTACGATACTCTTTGCTTTAAGACGATACAAACTTAAAAACGTTACTTAGATAAAAAAAGTTACACTTACTATTTTAATTTTTAAATAAAAACGAAATACCATTGATAAAAACTAATTCGTATTACTAAATTTACAATTAAAAAAAAACAATACCCATATCCATTTTTGATGAACCAAACACTCCTATCTTCTCCTCTGCAAGGATTTACAGATTATAAATTTAGAAATGCTTTTAATCAATTCTTTGGAGGAATCGACACTTTTTATTCGCCGTATATTCGACTTAATGGAAAATTAATCATTAAAAACTCGTATCAAAAAGATATTCTTCCAGAAAACAATACCGAATTAGAGGTGATTCCTCAAATTATCACCAATGATGTGGATGAATTTTTATTTGTTTCTAAATATGTGCAAGAATTAGGATACAAAGAATTAAATTGGAATTTAGGTTGTCCCTACCCGATGGTTACGAAACGCGGAATGGGTTCTGGATTGATCAGCGATTCCGAAAAAATAAATAGTATTCTTCATAAAATTCATAACGAATCTGATATTCTCGTTTCTATGAAAATGAGGATGGGTTATGATACTCCTGAAGAAATTTTGGATGTATTACCCATTTTAGACACCTATCCTTTAAAAAATATTGCCATTCACGCTAGGATAGGAAAACAATTGTACAAAGGAGGTACAAATTTAGAAGCATTTCAAAAGTGTTTAGACAACACCAAACACAAACTGTATTATAACGGTGATATTACTTCCGTGGCAGCTTTTAAAAAACTACAAGAACAATTTACTACGATAGATCATTGGATGATTGGAAGAGGATTAATTGCAGATCCTTTTTTACCAAGCATGATAAAAAATAACACCACTGAATATCCACAAAACAGATTTGATATTTTTCAAGAATTTCATGAACGAATCTATACGGAATACGATGCAGCGCTTTCTGGACCAACACCAATTAAAATGAAAATGCTTGGTTTTTGGGAATACTTTTCTAAAAGCTTTTCAAATCCTCAAAAAACCTATAAAAAAATAAAAAAAGCACAAAATGCAAAAGTATATGCCATTGCCGTTCAAGAGATTTTTAAAGAAGCAAAGAATGGTTAATTTACTTCAATTTAAACTCCATAAAAACAGGCAAATGATCTGAAGCTTGCTCAAAATCATTCAACACTTTTCCTGAAATATATTCAATAGAATTTTTGGTATAAAAAATATAATCTATCCTTTCATAAGGATCTTTTGTATCGAAGGTATTACTTAGATTACGGATATCAAAAGCCGCATTTCCAATATCTTTCATGGCAAATATTTTTTGAACAACTGCATTTTCGTCCCGAGCTTTTGCATTAAAATCGCCTAATAAAATAGTGGGATACTTGTCTTTATACTGATTAAAAATCTTTAATACTTCTTGAAATTGCCGCACTCTTGTTTCTTTTTCAAAAGCTTCTAAATGAATATTTATCAACACAACATCTTTACCATTTAAAACAACCTTTACAACTTGGGCTAAACGATCTAAATAAAAAGCATCTCTATAAAAAGGAGCATCTGCAACTCTTGGTAAAACAATTCTTTGCTGCTCTTTTAAAGGATATTTGCTAATAATAGATTGGCCAGAAACCACTTTACCAAAATGCATACTTACAGGCCAATAAGGAAAAGGTAAATAACGCTCATCCCAATTAATGGCTTTTGCTCTAAAAGGATAGCCTAAATTAGCAATTTCTTCTTCTTGATTTATATGATAACTTCTAGATGCATCATAATCTATTTCTTGAAAAGAAATAATATCTGGATGTATTTCTTTCGTTTCTTCTAAAACTTTTTGTAGATTTTTATCAAATAATTCTTTTGATTTTGCGACGGGAAGATTATTTGTCATCCCACTTAAATAACCAATATTATACGTTACAATACTAAAGATCGAATCATTTTCTAGCAGTATATCATTTTCAACAATTGTTAGTTTGGTATATTCATTTTCTTTTAAAGTTGATGAGGAAGCCCAAAAAAAGAAAATCAGAAAGGCAACTGCCAATAATAAAAAAAATTGAGAAAGGTATTTTAAGAAGCGTTTCATAAGTTCTTTTTTTTGCTTGTATTTACTAAATTCTACTATTCTATTTTGAACAGAAATATCTATTTTTAAGGATCTGAATGATTCTTTAAATCTAATGATTTTTTTGAGAAATCCAGTATTTCTAGTGCAAATAAATAATTATAAATTGAAGTAAAATCACCCAAGTTTTTACTTTAATTTATAATTCATATCGGCTACCTAATTTTTATTTTAAATTAAAATTCCCTGATAACTTCGGGTGTATTTTATGAATTAAGAAATGTTAAAAAACCGTTAATCAGACATATAATTTAAACCTTTTTCTTTTTTAAATGTCAAAGAAGCGTAAACAATTAACAATAATAATTTATATCATGAAAAAAGTAGCAAGCATTTTAGTATTCATATTCGTATGTACTTTAACCACTCAAGCACAGAAAAAAAGAAGAGATAATAGACCTCAATTATCCGTTAAGCAGCAAACGGAATTGGCTGTAAAACAAATGACTTTAGCTTTAGATTTATCGGAAAAACAACAGGATCAAGTAGCGCCTTTAATTCAGGCACAAGTAGCTGCGAAAAAAGAGGCTATGACTAAAAGGAAAGCGATGCAAGAAAGCAATACGAAACCTTCATCTGACGAAATTTATGAAATGAGAAGCAAAATGTTAGACAATCAAATTGCTTTTAAGAACAAGATGAAAGATATCTTAAATAAAGAACAATTTGAGCAGTTTCAAAAAATGAAAAAAGCAAGAAAAATGAGAGGGATGAGAGGAATTAGAGAAATAAAGAAAAGAAAAATAGCTAAAGAAGAAAAAAAATGGTAACATAAATACTACCTTTTATACTCTTGGTTATTTGAAATAAAAGGCATTTGTTTTGGTTGATTAATTTTTTTAAAAAAATCCGATTTCTTAATTGATATCGGATTTTTGTATAAATGACGAATTTGCGTTAGCGATTGAACGGCATGTTTGAGCTCTTTTTTGTTTTTTAAAAAAAGCGAGTAGTGAAAGCGCGACCTTGTGTAACGCCCAAATTTTACTCTTTAAACCAACTAGAATATTTTACATAATTATTCGCGATTCTGTCTATTTCCCCAGAAATTAATGCTTGTGAAATGTCTTTAACTTTTTTAGCAGGAACTCCTGCATAAATGCTTCCGCTTTCTACTTTGGTATTTTTGGTGACCACGGCTCCGGCTGCAATAATTGAGTTCGATTCAATAATACAATCATCCATAATGATAGACCCCATTCCTACCAAAACATTGTCATGAATTGTGCAACCATGTACAATTGCATTGTGCCCAATAGAAACATTATTACCAATGGTTGTGGGCGATTTTAAGTAGGTTGCGTGAATTACAGCACCATCTTGAATGTTTACTTTATTGCCAATTTTAATATAATGCACATCGCCTCTAATGACCGCATTATACCAAATACTGCATTCTTTACCCAAGGAAACTTCTCCAAGAATAGTTGCGTTTTCTGCCACAAAACAATCTTCTGGAATTTGTGGATGTTTTCCGTTTACCTGCTTAATAATTGGCATCTTTTTTAATTTTTTAAGTGAAATTTATTACTCAGTAAATGTAAAGATTAAATAAAAACATTTTCATAAAATTGGTTTAAAAAATATTCCATTCGAGGTACCATTTTATTTTATTAGAACTCAAAACATCAACTACATTGAATGAATTTACGGGTAATTTCGGTCAAATGTTTCTTTTCTTTTCTTTTCTTTTCTTTTCTTTTCCAAAGGCTCCGTTTGCGACGCTCTAGTTAAAAACACTTATTTTAAAAGTAATTTTTGTCCGATAGAAATAGTATTGTCTTTTAAATTGTTGCGTTTTTTTAAAAGATCTATAGAAATTCCGAATTTTCTACTAATAGCATATAAAGTATCACCTTTTTGAACATTATAATATTTTATGTTCGTAGGCTCTGATATTCCTTCTGTAAAACCTTTATTTTTCACTATATCAAATTCATATAATTTATAATCATTGATAATTTTCAATAATTTTTCTGGATACTTTCTATCGGTTGCATACCCAGCTTTTCGCAGTCCATAAGCCCATTTTCGGTAATCTTTTATATTGTATTCAAATAAAAAAGCATAGCGTTTTCTTTGGGTTAAAAACAAGGAATGATCCTTGTAAGAAGTTTCTGGATATTGATATTTTCTAAAACATTCTCCTTTTTCATCATCATCATGATATACTCTTTCACCTTTCCATTGTGTGTGACATTTTATACCAAAATGATTGTTAGATTTTAATGCCAATTCTCCTCTCCCCGTGCCAGATTCTAAAATTCCTTGCGCCAAAGTAATGCTAGCCGGAATCTTATATTCATGCATTTCAAGCACAGCTATTGGAGCATATTTTCTAATATAAGCAAGTTTATATTTGTCAAGTTTCGGGTTTTTCTTGGCTAATTCTTTTGTAAGTTCTTTTTCATTTACAGAGGGTAATTCTATGGGTGCTGGCTCTGAAATTACCACTTCAGAATTTTTCTTTTGAATCACTCTTTTTTTAGAACCACAAGCCGTTAGAAAAAATATCGCCGATAAAAAAAATAAAACCCTTAATTTCATAGTACATTAATTATTTGTTCTTCTTTACTTTTCAATTTTTTATTAAAACCATCTATTCCTTGAATTCCTCCCGTATGAATTGCCAAAATTTTAGTACCTTCTGGAAATGTATCTTTTTTAATTAAATCAATGATTCCGAAAATCATTTTTCCCGTATAAATAGGATCTAACAAAACATTGGTTTCGGTTTTAAACTCATTGATAAAACGAATTAGTTCTTCATTATATTTAGCATATCCTCCAAAATGATAGGTTTTTTGTAATTTCCAATTTTTTCTATTGATGGTATATTTTTTAATTTCTTCGGATAAAAAATTCCCCTTCAGAGCAGGAAATCCGATAACTTTTTGCTTCTTTCCTATAGAATTTATCAACCCAGAAATTGTGCCACCTGTTCCTAAAGCAGCACAAATATAATGGAACTCTTTGTCTTCTTCTGTTAATATTTCTTCACAGCCTTTAACTGCCAAAATATTTGTACCTCCTTCAGGAATTAAATAAAAATCGCCCCATTTATTTTTTAGCTTTTCTATTAAACCAAAAGAAGTTTTTTGCCTATACTCTTCTCTAGAAACAAAATGTAACTTCATTCCGTTATTATGAGCTTCTCTTAGAGTTGCATTCTCCTCTAAGGTTTTTGTGAGGTTTTTACCTAATTCATCACCTCTAATGATTCCAAAAGTTTTTAATCCGGCTAATTTACCTGCTACGGCAGTTGCTACCACATGATTAGAATATGCACCACCAAAAGTAAGTATCGCCTTCTTTTTTAATTTTTTAGCTTCTTTCAGATTGTATTTTAGTTTTCTAAATTTATTACCCGAAACAAAAGGGTGAATTAAATCTTCTCTTTTAATTGATAGTTGTACTTTTTTTTCTTCCAAAACTGGGAGCGATATTTCTTGATTTTGAGTTGCTAAAATTTCATTAAAATTCATACTATATAATAGATATTGGGGAGTTAAATGCTATTTTAATTTCCGTAATAGAAGCGAACAGCTCTTTTTTAAGAAAATTTAGAAATCTGCTCTTCAACTTTTTCCCAATCTTCCATCAAAGCATCTATTTTTGCTTTTTTAGCTTTGTATTTTTGAAAAAAATTAGGTCTCGCAGAAACCTCTTCATAATTTTTGGCTAGTTCTAAATCTATTCTTTCAATTTCTTTTTCTAAATCAGCAATATCAGTTTCTATACTAGATAATT is a window of Polaribacter litorisediminis DNA encoding:
- a CDS encoding MoaD/ThiS family protein; protein product: MKISVLFFGITTDLVGASQLQMEVEQNCSIASFKTVLKDKFSQLEKINSYAIAINEEYATAASILKESDVVAIIPPVSGG
- a CDS encoding DUF5686 and carboxypeptidase regulatory-like domain-containing protein, which codes for MRRNIFLLLILISTSILAQVKGRITDKNGDPLSFVSVYLDKTVTGTTSNDNGDYFLELKKKGLHTIVFQFLGFKTLKKEINITSFPFELNAELEEENIKLDGISISTKDNPANNIIRNVIANKDKNTDKLANYTAKFYSRGLTRIKDAPESFLGQSTGDFGGGLDSTRTGIIYLSETFSNISFQKKPKKFKEKIVASKVSGEDNGVSFNRAEDSNLDLYENSLPVFNDLVSPISTNAFSYYKYKLVGTFYEKNGKLINKIKLIPKRKNDRVFDGFIYIVEDDWALYGADVTTTGVQVNIPVVNSLKLKQGYNYSEEIAGWVLISQTIDFDVKFLGFKPNGKFSYVYSDYNFKPNFTEDTFTNEVLSFEKNATKKDSVFWNELRPVPLTQEEITDYQVKDSIKVIRKSKKYLDSVDAKGNKFKWLDPIKGYTYRNSYEKKSFSYNGPLLKTGFNTVQGVNTSAGFSYFKQINEVGKWWNAGINANYGFSDKRLRPTFFFSKKWNNFSRPRLYISGGVETTQFNEREPIFKLNNTIASLLYRNNYMKIFDRTFAKIQYSEEIRNGVYFTSSLEYAKRTPLFNTTNYAFIKEGSTGYWSNNPLDPENFTTSAFTEHSIATLNIGATFVFGQKYLSYPDRKSTNGNNKYPTINVNYRKRFGADRSELNSDLFIVNIRQNLKAGNYGDFAYHIRGGAFLEKKNIAFMDNIQPNGNQLWFPIDIDLNSFNLLEYYKYYTNDKYAEMHVEHNFRGALLGKIPFINKLNFHLVGGGKVLFMADNKPYTEYSIGLANIGFGKYRFLRFEYVNAHYGDIKETGFVFRASLF
- a CDS encoding molybdenum cofactor biosynthesis protein MoaE, whose amino-acid sequence is MQRTFIKITSEKLDLQECYHFVEDDACGGISAFIGTVRNDTQGKKVTRLDFSTYKPMAMKEMEKIAHLALEQFDIKKIAIHHAEGMLKIGAIPVIITASAKHRKAAFLACEFAIDTLKKTVPIWKKEHFSDGEIWVNAHP
- a CDS encoding ribonucleotide-diphosphate reductase subunit beta, translated to MEITQIIKRDSETSPFELDKITKAIEKAMLSVNNGTKRDAIAITNIVNGTLLERKLNEPDYIPTVEQVQDIVEYKLMDSPFHDVAKAYILYRNEQTRNRKKNIFEKRVNLKPYDYPALHEYVDAIRHSYWIHTEFNYTSDIQDFKAHLSDVERSAIKNTMLAISQIEVAVKTFWGDIHKRMPKPEIGAVGATFSESEVRHHDAYSHLLEILGLNNEFKNLKKNPVMMRRVNYLEGALKNVRSEENKDFSESIILFSLFIEHVSLFSQFLIIMAFNKHKNVLKGISNVVEATSKEEQIHGDFGIDVIKIIKEENPDWFDEDHGLMIQETCKEAFLSESKIIDWIFEKGELDFLPKNVIKEFIKNRFNNSLSSIGLAKIFEVDQALLSQTDWFDDEIIGTKHGDFFVKRSINYSKRTKSITSDDLF
- a CDS encoding COX15/CtaA family protein, translated to MKKRFPKIVQYAIISLYLIFLAGAIVRMTGSGMGCPDWPKCFGYYIPPTSEDQITWKPNTEFKKGFIIIKDEVLFVAEKDVKTSIEFNAKNWKEYTKHDYNKFNKFHTWTEYINRLVSVLAGFVFLFLIYASTKFWSENKTIPLLSFGAFLLMLFEAWLGKTVVDTNLTPEIITIHMVVGLIIIGILLKLKFIVTDHKKIFRYNSLFNKLLIISVIFSLVQIAMGTQVRQFIDEQVKQFGFENKNYSLMNPSFKFYFHRSFTIAIVLVNFGLFYINQIKNLGYKLVNWIVFLIFLETITGILMYYAEFPIGTQAIHLLSGALLFGLQFYLWLQNRSAK
- a CDS encoding DUF3817 domain-containing protein, producing MKNIFRIISFLEGISYLLLLFIAVPIKYLQGDASYVKMLGMPHGILFMLYIVLAIVIQKQMSWNLKTIGIVFLASIIPLGTFYVDKKYLQD